Proteins found in one Candidatus Diapherotrites archaeon genomic segment:
- a CDS encoding prepilin peptidase has product MFPLISFFLSLIGLAVGTYTDFKERIIPDGVTYSLLFLGILFALASFFQTGDLNQLLITGAVILLTFLAAYLLWKLGAWAGGDVKLFTGLAALNPYNPFLLGSFFGISFVWEGLPLFRPSDWPIFMFSLFLFSIIMFIPYTAFLSLLALKDKSLRQEWINQSLSALLRSSHIILWSGFVLYFLPTATWEILPVLLILSFSPKPLQYLIAVGGAFSLFLNPALFPTLALSFLALAGISLLISWFGFAKKHVLVQIRPITSLHEGEIPGELIVVEHGKPARKTRPPLATLIKAKTPAEVMQWFIPPVHSLVLANPLSAAGLTDDQLSQLKSLVKKGELENHIRIKASAPFVPAVLLAYLLLNLLGDIPWVWWFP; this is encoded by the coding sequence ATGTTTCCCCTCATTTCTTTTTTCTTGTCCCTCATTGGCTTGGCCGTCGGCACCTACACCGATTTCAAGGAGCGCATCATCCCGGATGGGGTTACCTATTCCCTTCTCTTTCTTGGAATCCTATTTGCCCTGGCTTCCTTTTTCCAGACCGGTGACCTGAATCAGTTACTCATCACAGGAGCCGTGATCCTGCTTACCTTCCTCGCCGCCTACCTCCTCTGGAAGCTTGGAGCCTGGGCGGGAGGGGATGTGAAGCTCTTCACCGGTCTCGCCGCCCTCAACCCTTACAATCCCTTCCTCCTGGGTTCTTTCTTCGGCATTTCTTTCGTGTGGGAAGGCCTCCCCCTCTTCCGTCCTTCGGATTGGCCCATTTTCATGTTTTCCCTCTTCCTTTTTTCCATCATCATGTTCATCCCCTACACGGCTTTCCTCTCCCTCCTCGCGTTGAAGGACAAGTCCCTTCGTCAGGAATGGATCAACCAATCCTTGTCCGCTCTCCTCCGTTCTTCCCACATCATCCTTTGGTCAGGCTTCGTTCTCTACTTCCTTCCCACCGCCACGTGGGAAATACTCCCCGTCCTCCTCATCCTTTCTTTCTCCCCCAAACCCCTTCAATACCTCATAGCCGTGGGAGGGGCCTTTTCTTTGTTCCTCAATCCCGCCCTCTTTCCCACGCTCGCCCTTTCTTTCCTCGCTCTCGCCGGAATATCATTACTTATTTCCTGGTTCGGTTTCGCCAAAAAGCATGTGCTGGTGCAGATTCGCCCTATCACTTCCCTTCATGAGGGGGAGATCCCGGGCGAGCTGATCGTGGTGGAACACGGTAAGCCAGCCCGAAAAACCCGTCCTCCCCTTGCAACGCTTATTAAGGCCAAAACCCCCGCGGAGGTCATGCAGTGGTTCATTCCCCCCGTCCATTCACTCGTGTTAGCCAACCCCCTGAGTGCCGCGGGATTGACGGATGACCAATTATCCCAATTGAAGTCTTTGGTCAAAAAAGGGGAGTTGGAAAACCACATCCGCATCAAGGCCTCCGCTCCCTTTGTTCCCGCGGTGCTGTTAGCCTATCTCCTCCTCAACCTATTGGGGGATATTCCTTGGGTCTGGTGGTTCCCGTGA
- a CDS encoding class III signal peptide-containing protein, whose translation MDNRGQGALEYLLLIGGAVLIATIVLLIIITTSGQTNTIVSNNLNDFTTHVVR comes from the coding sequence ATGGATAACCGAGGACAAGGGGCATTGGAGTACCTGCTGCTGATTGGCGGGGCGGTGCTGATCGCCACGATCGTGCTGTTGATTATCATCACGACATCCGGACAAACCAATACCATCGTGTCGAATAATTTGAATGATTTCACCACGCACGTAGTAAGATAA
- a CDS encoding type II secretion system F family protein → MEKRTLIDHYEYYLLQAGIDVPVMLWVLGSFIASLAAGALIFFGTQIIGINEPIFALLGLFIVLDMMIGVPYLKGRRRIELIEESFPDALKQISDTLKTGATYEYALREVANSQYGPLSDEMKKVLRKLEEGENFENAMFSMSRVVESKLIRRVITIIVDTVRAGAALADILDDIAGDVREMNRIAQERKTKTILQVIFMVTAGIIVAPFIFGLVSVIVQFLITTSSQAGGLTGIRLLAIQNARDLIVLALKGYIFILAIATAVIVGVMRDGRVSKSLLYAPLLLLVAYMVFFVSRVVIGAFLGVSA, encoded by the coding sequence ATGGAAAAAAGAACGCTCATCGACCACTACGAATATTACCTCCTCCAGGCCGGCATCGATGTTCCGGTGATGCTCTGGGTATTGGGATCATTCATCGCGTCCCTCGCCGCGGGCGCCCTGATCTTCTTCGGAACTCAGATCATTGGAATCAACGAGCCTATTTTCGCTCTCTTGGGTTTGTTCATCGTCCTGGACATGATGATTGGTGTTCCTTATTTGAAAGGGCGCCGCCGCATCGAACTCATTGAGGAGAGTTTTCCCGATGCCCTCAAGCAGATCTCCGACACCCTCAAGACGGGGGCCACGTATGAGTATGCCTTGCGCGAGGTCGCCAATTCCCAGTATGGTCCCCTCTCCGATGAGATGAAGAAGGTATTGCGTAAACTCGAGGAAGGCGAGAATTTCGAGAATGCCATGTTCTCCATGTCGCGCGTGGTGGAGTCCAAGCTCATTCGCCGGGTCATCACCATCATCGTGGATACGGTCCGCGCGGGCGCGGCGCTAGCGGACATCCTCGATGACATTGCGGGGGATGTGCGGGAGATGAACCGCATCGCCCAGGAGCGGAAAACCAAAACCATTCTTCAGGTCATCTTCATGGTCACGGCTGGTATTATCGTAGCTCCTTTCATCTTCGGCCTGGTCTCCGTTATTGTCCAATTCCTCATCACCACCTCCTCTCAAGCAGGGGGGTTAACCGGCATCCGTCTCCTGGCCATCCAAAACGCGCGCGACCTCATTGTTCTCGCCTTGAAGGGCTACATCTTCATCCTCGCCATCGCCACCGCGGTCATCGTGGGGGTGATGCGCGACGGCCGAGTATCCAAAAGCCTTTTATACGCCCCCTTGTTGCTACTGGTTGCTTACATGGTGTTCTTCGTCTCCCGCGTGGTGATCGGAGCATTCCTAGGGGTGAGCGCATGA
- a CDS encoding type II secretion system F family protein yields the protein MPADISGIRERIEEQKKKKRKGFLESANEDVIQEKQIEKIVERMKDRYKKEGLEFNEVHGRLGELKGIISDERKKVDVQGIEALRDMKSPFARLLGGMHLSFQGVFERLGKVIEKFPQMKTLNYYLYSANLPYSARQWVAMITVASVLVFIVSFVFGELLFFLLRFLGEQQGLQLSPLILGLSILLPLLGAIFLSLLTIIVGFLIPSEIARQRGEQCSTELPFALRHMATELRAGIGLYKTIQTIAKADYGVLSEEFSRTIAEIEEGTDTRDALRHFAARTQSRPLANALRHVIRALRTGGNLSEIMGTIATDVSFELQMKVRDYAERLNFFGVIFIFMGIVAPVFVGVMAAIANSGLPLGFAIPLTPIVVLMYFFLLMPAILGMIAYYLYVSQPRV from the coding sequence ATGCCCGCCGACATCTCCGGTATCCGTGAACGGATTGAGGAGCAGAAAAAGAAGAAGCGAAAGGGCTTTCTCGAATCCGCCAATGAGGATGTGATTCAGGAGAAGCAGATTGAGAAAATTGTTGAGCGGATGAAGGACCGCTACAAGAAAGAAGGATTGGAGTTCAACGAGGTGCATGGGCGCCTGGGCGAACTCAAGGGCATCATCTCCGATGAGCGGAAGAAGGTGGATGTGCAGGGCATAGAAGCCTTGCGTGACATGAAAAGTCCTTTCGCTCGTCTCCTGGGAGGCATGCATCTTTCCTTCCAGGGTGTGTTCGAGCGACTGGGGAAAGTGATAGAGAAATTTCCCCAGATGAAGACGCTCAACTATTACTTATACTCCGCCAACCTCCCTTATTCCGCGCGCCAATGGGTGGCGATGATCACGGTGGCATCGGTGTTGGTGTTCATCGTCTCCTTCGTTTTCGGCGAGCTCCTCTTTTTCCTCCTCCGTTTCCTGGGCGAGCAACAAGGGTTGCAGCTCTCCCCTCTCATACTCGGTTTGAGTATCCTACTCCCTTTGTTGGGGGCCATTTTTCTCTCCCTCCTCACCATCATCGTCGGTTTCCTCATACCTTCTGAAATTGCCCGTCAGCGGGGGGAGCAATGCAGCACCGAACTCCCTTTTGCTTTGCGTCATATGGCCACCGAACTGCGGGCGGGGATAGGGTTGTATAAGACTATTCAGACGATTGCCAAGGCCGATTATGGGGTGTTATCCGAGGAATTTTCTCGCACCATTGCGGAAATAGAGGAAGGCACCGATACCCGGGATGCCTTGCGCCATTTCGCGGCCCGCACCCAATCGCGTCCCCTCGCCAATGCCTTGCGTCATGTCATCCGGGCCCTCCGCACGGGAGGAAACCTTTCCGAGATCATGGGCACGATCGCCACCGATGTAAGTTTTGAGTTGCAGATGAAGGTCCGCGATTACGCCGAGCGCCTCAACTTCTTCGGGGTCATTTTCATCTTTATGGGCATCGTCGCTCCTGTTTTTGTGGGGGTTATGGCTGCGATCGCCAACAGCGGCCTTCCATTAGGTTTCGCGATCCCTCTGACTCCCATCGTCGTGCTCATGTACTTCTTCCTCCTCATGCCTGCCATCCTGGGGATGATCGCCTACTACCTTTATGTGTCCCAGCCGAGGGTGTGA
- a CDS encoding CpaF family protein — MAGKSTKDYLKDLVTGKGAKPPSTPPSASSSKPLVSRVADEIPPPTQPENLDALLQKINQLRSSIPSNASPTENAPAPASLPQDSPQNISLPPLKEDLALPTKGLVQSFKDAQTASETSFEQVMEGKPKTLLEEYGETKIYRVQDEPLLYYWVPVARPTISERAIINTLKEATTRLISITPYRIRDPIQKRNVYAQQVKDILRVSPELKVPSHKFSFYAEAVVSEMVGYGLIDALIKDDLLEEIMVIGPTQPVYVFHRKYDMMMTNVQFSSDGEIEDIINRIAREIGRRVDISSPLLDARLLDGSRVNATIPPASVSGSTLTVRKFREDPYSLIDLISYKTLNVESAAFLWLCVDGMRTQPANMLISGGTSSGKTTLLNVLCSFIPASERVISIEDTSELNLPLRHWIRLEGRPPGLEGKGEITLDILTKNSLRMRPDRIIVGEVRHNEAFSLFTAMNTGHDGSLGTIHANSAAETLVRVTSPPMDVPQAMLSGLNFVIVENLFHSAHRGSYRRITEISEVTGVIEGKPKTHAVFSWDPIKDELQRSSLPVQYLDRLSSLSGKSVEELEAELKRRERFLQSMVDRGLRDMADVSHAAQQYVGEL; from the coding sequence ATGGCTGGCAAATCTACTAAAGATTACCTTAAGGACTTGGTAACCGGCAAGGGAGCCAAACCCCCTTCCACTCCGCCCTCCGCTTCCTCTTCCAAACCCCTCGTCTCCCGGGTCGCGGATGAAATTCCCCCTCCTACGCAGCCTGAAAACCTGGATGCGCTCCTCCAGAAAATCAATCAGCTCCGTTCTTCCATTCCCTCCAATGCTTCCCCCACGGAAAACGCTCCCGCTCCCGCCTCCCTCCCGCAAGATTCCCCCCAAAACATTTCCTTGCCCCCCCTCAAGGAAGATCTCGCTCTCCCAACAAAAGGGTTGGTGCAATCATTCAAGGATGCTCAAACCGCATCCGAAACCTCTTTCGAGCAGGTCATGGAGGGGAAGCCCAAGACATTATTGGAGGAATATGGGGAAACCAAGATTTACCGCGTCCAGGATGAGCCTCTGCTCTACTATTGGGTGCCCGTCGCCCGTCCCACCATCAGCGAGCGCGCCATCATCAACACCTTGAAAGAGGCCACGACCCGTCTCATCAGCATCACCCCCTACCGTATTCGTGATCCCATCCAGAAGCGCAATGTCTACGCCCAACAGGTCAAGGACATCCTGCGCGTTTCCCCCGAATTGAAGGTTCCTTCCCATAAGTTCTCCTTTTATGCGGAAGCAGTAGTCTCCGAGATGGTGGGTTATGGGTTGATTGATGCCCTGATCAAGGATGATCTCCTCGAGGAAATAATGGTCATCGGTCCCACTCAACCCGTGTATGTTTTTCATCGTAAATACGACATGATGATGACCAATGTGCAGTTCTCAAGTGATGGGGAAATTGAAGACATCATCAACCGTATCGCCCGGGAGATAGGACGACGCGTGGACATCTCCTCTCCTCTTTTGGATGCGCGTCTCCTCGATGGGTCGCGCGTGAATGCCACCATTCCTCCCGCCTCGGTTTCAGGTTCCACATTGACGGTGCGAAAATTCAGGGAGGACCCTTATTCTTTAATCGACCTCATTTCCTACAAAACGTTGAACGTGGAGTCCGCTGCCTTCCTTTGGTTGTGCGTCGATGGGATGCGCACGCAACCCGCCAACATGCTGATATCCGGGGGCACGAGTTCAGGGAAGACAACCTTGTTGAACGTCTTATGTTCCTTCATCCCCGCCAGCGAACGCGTCATTTCCATCGAGGACACGTCTGAATTAAACCTTCCCCTCCGTCACTGGATCCGCCTGGAAGGGCGTCCTCCCGGGTTGGAGGGGAAAGGGGAAATCACCCTGGACATCCTTACTAAAAATTCCCTGCGCATGCGTCCCGATCGTATCATCGTGGGGGAAGTGCGGCACAACGAGGCCTTCTCCTTGTTCACCGCCATGAATACGGGACATGATGGTAGTTTAGGAACCATCCACGCCAACTCCGCGGCCGAAACATTAGTGCGCGTGACTAGTCCCCCCATGGATGTTCCCCAGGCCATGCTCTCCGGCTTGAATTTTGTGATTGTTGAAAACCTCTTTCATTCAGCCCATCGCGGTTCCTATCGCCGCATCACCGAGATTTCAGAGGTCACGGGGGTCATCGAGGGAAAACCAAAAACTCATGCGGTGTTCTCCTGGGATCCCATCAAGGATGAGCTCCAGCGTTCCAGCCTTCCCGTTCAGTATTTAGACCGGCTTTCCTCCCTATCCGGCAAATCCGTGGAGGAATTGGAGGCAGAATTAAAACGTCGGGAACGTTTCCTCCAAAGTATGGTGGATCGCGGGTTAAGGGATATGGCGGATGTGTCGCATGCCGCCCAGCAGTACGTGGGGGAACTCTGA
- the dnaG gene encoding DNA primase DnaG, with protein sequence MAKTYVDAVKYLIKIKFQIKGIVDKPDIVGAVFGQSEGLLGEEMDLRELQKKGRVGRIEVSVRQDGGNTSGEIHVPTSMDMAETSVLAAAIETVDKVGPCESSFVTQTIDDVRKSKRDDIAKRAKELLQRMKLDSAPEIDTLTQEIRSQLRVGNLVEYGREKLPAGPDIDTAEEVIVVEGRADVLNLLRHGFKNVIGMGGSKIASDIIALSKRKPLVLFVDGDRGGVLNARKLIQLARVETVAQAPDGKEVEELQQKEIIQALRRRRVIEEFLQDQGVSSRELGRSQRSFPERRPDTPQPTFSQWPAPSPAVGFRRPTPGLGTQTHFRDISPPSGMDPRKAGRHPPSTRGPVRIHRTFGDVPQPPTHESERRSFQPSNREKLPTFDIPSVTESAPIISSEEKGAYFPFLEKVKGKKISLFLDAKHKVLEEVPVRTLVAKLKDAKNVHVIVYDGIITKRLVDAAGKAGVDLVVGVKRGKFADSPVKTLVLE encoded by the coding sequence ATGGCAAAAACATATGTGGATGCGGTCAAGTACCTCATCAAGATTAAATTTCAAATCAAAGGCATCGTCGACAAGCCCGATATCGTGGGCGCGGTCTTTGGGCAATCCGAAGGCCTTTTAGGTGAGGAAATGGATCTCCGTGAGCTCCAGAAAAAGGGGCGTGTCGGTCGGATTGAAGTGTCCGTCCGCCAGGATGGGGGTAACACCTCGGGAGAGATTCATGTGCCCACCTCCATGGACATGGCGGAGACCTCCGTATTGGCGGCCGCCATCGAAACCGTGGACAAAGTGGGTCCCTGCGAATCCAGCTTTGTCACTCAAACCATTGATGATGTGCGCAAGAGCAAGCGCGATGACATCGCCAAGCGGGCCAAGGAGCTGTTGCAGCGCATGAAGCTGGATTCCGCTCCCGAAATAGATACTCTAACTCAGGAAATTCGTTCCCAGCTCCGCGTGGGCAACCTCGTGGAGTACGGCCGGGAAAAACTTCCCGCGGGTCCCGATATTGACACGGCGGAGGAAGTGATTGTGGTGGAAGGTCGTGCGGACGTTTTGAATTTACTCCGTCATGGCTTCAAAAACGTCATTGGAATGGGAGGATCAAAAATTGCATCCGATATCATTGCCCTCTCCAAGCGTAAGCCCCTCGTCCTCTTTGTGGATGGCGATCGTGGGGGAGTATTGAATGCGCGCAAGCTCATCCAATTGGCCCGCGTCGAAACGGTGGCGCAGGCCCCCGATGGGAAGGAAGTGGAGGAGCTCCAGCAGAAGGAGATCATCCAGGCCCTCCGCCGCCGCCGGGTAATTGAGGAGTTCTTGCAGGACCAAGGGGTTTCCTCTCGCGAGTTAGGGAGGAGCCAGCGTTCCTTTCCTGAGCGCCGCCCGGATACCCCCCAACCAACTTTTTCCCAATGGCCTGCTCCTTCCCCCGCAGTAGGGTTCAGACGCCCCACCCCGGGATTGGGGACTCAAACTCATTTCCGCGATATCAGCCCCCCATCCGGGATGGATCCGCGGAAAGCCGGCCGCCACCCTCCTTCCACTCGCGGACCGGTGCGCATTCACCGCACGTTTGGGGATGTTCCTCAACCACCAACCCATGAAAGCGAGCGTCGTTCCTTCCAACCATCCAACAGGGAAAAGCTCCCCACCTTTGACATACCGAGCGTCACCGAATCGGCGCCCATCATCTCGTCTGAAGAAAAGGGGGCCTATTTCCCTTTCCTCGAAAAGGTAAAGGGGAAGAAGATTTCCCTTTTCTTGGATGCCAAACATAAGGTGTTGGAAGAGGTTCCCGTGCGCACCCTCGTGGCCAAATTGAAGGATGCCAAAAACGTCCATGTCATCGTGTACGATGGGATCATCACCAAGCGTCTCGTCGATGCCGCGGGAAAGGCCGGTGTTGATCTAGTTGTGGGCGTGAAGCGTGGGAAATTCGCGGATTCGCCCGTGAAAACATTGGTTTTGGAATGA
- a CDS encoding DUF167 domain-containing protein: MPFCLKNPFQPLLIEVRSGGQLMIHVYSLGGLKPVSNKTLLRVRVRTRKPVFGFVEPDAWTGEWILHVHASPQGGLANREIEHECARLLGAPTNIVRGHSSHRKVLEIGLSQRDLFRVLARRRLPKEN; this comes from the coding sequence ATGCCATTTTGTTTAAAAAACCCATTCCAGCCATTATTGATAGAAGTCCGCTCGGGCGGGCAATTGATGATTCACGTTTATTCACTAGGTGGCCTCAAACCTGTTTCCAATAAAACCCTTTTACGGGTCCGGGTTCGAACTCGGAAACCTGTCTTCGGTTTTGTTGAACCGGATGCCTGGACCGGAGAATGGATTCTCCACGTCCATGCGTCCCCTCAAGGCGGGTTGGCTAATCGTGAAATAGAACACGAATGCGCGCGCCTGTTGGGCGCGCCCACCAACATCGTGAGGGGCCATTCCTCCCACCGCAAGGTGCTTGAAATAGGCCTTTCTCAACGCGACCTGTTTCGCGTACTCGCCCGCCGACGTCTTCCAAAAGAAAACTGA
- the hjc gene encoding Holliday junction resolvase Hjc, whose translation MTFYTKGANAERELLMLLYAAGMAVCRAAGSGKGKNNIPTPDAIALRGGKIYAFECKAWKKGSLHISHQQMNDLEAWCGMAGAELVIAWKIPRKGWWFFTKKDLRPLEKSYGITQGEAFAKGKRIAHFTHVPLVVGELT comes from the coding sequence ATGACATTCTACACCAAGGGAGCTAATGCCGAAAGGGAATTATTGATGCTCCTTTATGCCGCGGGAATGGCCGTTTGTCGGGCCGCGGGATCGGGAAAAGGGAAGAATAACATCCCCACTCCCGATGCTATCGCTTTGCGGGGAGGGAAGATCTATGCATTCGAATGCAAGGCCTGGAAGAAAGGGAGCCTGCACATCTCCCACCAGCAGATGAATGATTTGGAGGCATGGTGCGGAATGGCGGGAGCGGAGTTGGTGATCGCGTGGAAGATCCCCCGGAAAGGGTGGTGGTTTTTCACCAAAAAGGATTTGCGGCCACTGGAGAAGAGCTATGGAATAACGCAAGGAGAAGCGTTTGCCAAGGGGAAGCGAATCGCGCACTTTACGCATGTTCCACTAGTGGTGGGGGAACTGACGTAG
- a CDS encoding GTPase translates to MGLAKHAFAAIKEADVVLEVVDARFADIMQNRPLEKELVRRGKIVVLILNKMDLLPKDIPRVTRTFSDDLKIVSISCTPKKNIRLLRTLLFSLLPHGGKIAVVGYPNAGKSCVINALAGRHAAPTSKQAGFTRGRSMIKLKEDTYLLDTPGVIPLAERDEFRLVLVNAKSPNQVKNPQTAAEQLLEWLPTHPHWGTWIQRQYGVDLEGADGYECLENLAVKLNRLRKGGLPDTRAMALKLLLDWQQGAKPIFPGKAN, encoded by the coding sequence ATGGGTCTCGCCAAGCACGCTTTCGCGGCCATCAAAGAGGCCGATGTCGTCCTGGAAGTAGTCGACGCCCGTTTCGCCGACATCATGCAGAACCGCCCGCTCGAGAAGGAGCTGGTGCGTCGCGGAAAAATAGTGGTGCTCATCCTCAACAAGATGGATCTGCTTCCCAAGGATATTCCCCGCGTCACCCGCACCTTTTCGGACGACCTGAAAATTGTCTCTATCTCCTGCACTCCCAAAAAAAACATCCGTCTCCTCCGCACCCTCCTATTCTCCCTCCTCCCTCATGGGGGCAAAATAGCGGTTGTCGGCTATCCCAATGCCGGGAAGTCCTGCGTCATCAATGCTCTCGCCGGCCGCCATGCCGCCCCCACCTCCAAACAAGCCGGTTTCACGCGAGGGCGGAGCATGATCAAGCTGAAAGAGGATACTTACCTCCTTGACACACCTGGGGTTATTCCCCTGGCTGAACGCGATGAATTCCGTCTCGTATTAGTGAATGCTAAATCCCCCAACCAGGTAAAAAATCCTCAGACGGCCGCTGAGCAATTGCTCGAATGGTTGCCTACCCATCCCCATTGGGGCACGTGGATTCAACGCCAATACGGTGTAGACCTCGAAGGGGCGGATGGATATGAGTGCCTCGAAAATCTAGCGGTAAAACTCAATCGTCTCCGGAAGGGGGGGTTGCCTGATACCCGTGCCATGGCCCTCAAGCTCCTCCTGGATTGGCAGCAGGGCGCTAAACCCATTTTTCCAGGGAAAGCCAATTAA